In Mastigocladopsis repens PCC 10914, a single window of DNA contains:
- a CDS encoding DUF3370 domain-containing protein, translating into MLPFLLIFPIAQITPPPPPPPEEIVQQQQVRPLPGNLDSVPVFNSNSPEKILKEGILLSTFPSRGKKVPTAHLNFPFKGRFDVFAHHVAQAPTPEDLRTLYLGIILHNPGKQPVTVNILQAASYLSQPDAPFLELPSKSENILGTVFAGPGDRVMDDVLRGQRQDTFPAQIIIPPGESRMLLNCAIPVNGLTPPLNGRSTLMRLWSSGTVYAASLAMFAPINFDGSERAPSLEEWQNLLDNGDLSGPRDKTPTPVEETNKPIVYGRVAGVAQGSQWKALLIDNPKALHLTIPNPGLAFSYTLSGLHRGTLGTRQIQSAPMLVRYPDTAYRAHGNYTVQYSLSLPLYNNTQNSQTVVVSMQTPIKEDQLTKAGLRFLNPPAQQVFFRGSVRVRYKDDQGLPQTQYLHLVQKRGQQGEALVMLNMKASERRLVEVDFLYPPDATPPQVLTVQTIGEQWRKNE; encoded by the coding sequence ATGTTGCCATTCTTACTAATTTTTCCTATTGCTCAAATCACTCCTCCCCCACCACCACCGCCTGAAGAAATTGTGCAACAGCAACAAGTGCGTCCTTTACCTGGCAATCTGGATAGCGTGCCAGTCTTTAACAGCAATAGTCCTGAAAAGATCCTCAAAGAAGGAATTTTGCTTTCCACCTTTCCATCGAGAGGGAAAAAAGTCCCAACAGCACACCTGAATTTTCCTTTCAAGGGACGATTTGATGTTTTTGCCCACCACGTTGCCCAAGCACCTACACCAGAAGATTTGCGGACACTGTACCTGGGGATAATTTTGCATAACCCAGGAAAACAACCAGTGACAGTAAATATCTTGCAAGCAGCGAGTTATTTAAGCCAACCAGATGCGCCTTTTTTAGAGCTACCGTCTAAGAGTGAGAATATTCTGGGAACAGTTTTTGCAGGACCAGGCGATCGCGTCATGGATGATGTCTTGCGAGGACAACGACAAGACACTTTTCCAGCCCAAATTATCATTCCACCAGGCGAAAGCCGGATGTTACTCAACTGTGCCATTCCCGTTAATGGACTGACACCACCCTTAAATGGTCGGTCTACACTGATGCGACTGTGGAGTAGTGGTACAGTTTATGCAGCTAGTCTGGCAATGTTTGCACCAATAAATTTTGATGGGAGCGAGCGTGCCCCTTCTTTAGAAGAATGGCAAAATTTACTTGATAATGGTGATTTATCCGGACCACGCGATAAAACCCCTACGCCTGTTGAGGAAACTAACAAACCGATAGTATATGGTCGCGTTGCTGGAGTCGCACAGGGATCACAATGGAAAGCCTTATTAATAGATAATCCAAAAGCTCTGCATCTGACCATACCCAATCCAGGACTTGCCTTTTCCTATACTCTTAGTGGGCTGCATCGCGGGACATTGGGGACTCGTCAAATACAAAGTGCGCCAATGCTAGTGCGCTATCCTGACACCGCATATCGCGCTCATGGAAATTACACTGTACAATACAGTCTGTCTTTGCCACTGTATAATAATACTCAGAATTCGCAAACAGTTGTTGTGTCAATGCAGACACCAATTAAGGAAGACCAGTTAACGAAAGCGGGATTACGCTTTTTGAATCCACCAGCACAGCAAGTGTTTTTCCGGGGTTCAGTGCGAGTACGTTACAAAGATGACCAAGGTCTACCTCAAACTCAATATTTGCATTTGGTACAAAAGCGGGGACAACAAGGGGAAGCATTAGTGATGCTAAATATGAAGGCAAGTGAGAGAAGATTAGTAGAAGTAGACTTCCTCTATCCGCCAGACGCTACCCCACCCCAAGTGCTTACAGTTCAGACGATAGGTGAACAATGGCGGAAAAATGAATAG
- a CDS encoding ABC transporter ATP-binding protein codes for MKTRSNYWQLLPYIQPQWRTIVKGFIGIFGYVLATLALLSLVRQFATLFGSGDLKAIALQLGIIAAVFLARGTFQSVQDIYMAKAALRVAFHLRKQVYTHLQKLNLSYFETAKAGDLSYRLTEDIDRVGEVVHKVFHDFIPCVLQLVAIPIYMIFLNWQLTFATVIVAPLMGILIGWFGERLRQFSLKSQNRVSDLSAILTEVFSGIRLIQAFAAENYEISRFSQEAERTFKAKYSVERLKAIQIPIIGFLEVLSVLTLLFVGAWQIATGSLTVPKFVSYLTAGGLLIDPIAHVTNNYNEFKQGEASVDRVFELLAIQPTVVEKADALFLPPVTGKVEYSHVSFAYKPGEPVLKDISLLAQPGEAIALVGASGAGKTTFVNLLPRFYDPGAGQILIDGVDIRDVTFDSLRRQIGIVPQETIMFSGTIAQNIAFGQDFFDMEAVEKAAKIANAHQFITQLPDGYDTWVGERGVNLSGGQRQRIAIARAVLLNPRILILDEATSALDSESEALVQEALERLMEGRTVFIIAHRLSTVRRCDRILVLERGQVVESGSHEELLTLRRRYARFYAQQFS; via the coding sequence TTGAAAACGCGCTCTAACTACTGGCAACTTCTACCGTATATCCAACCTCAGTGGCGAACCATTGTCAAAGGGTTCATTGGCATCTTCGGATATGTCCTAGCGACTTTGGCACTCCTGTCTCTGGTACGTCAATTTGCCACTCTGTTTGGTAGCGGTGATTTAAAAGCGATCGCCTTACAGCTTGGTATCATAGCAGCAGTATTTCTAGCACGAGGCACCTTTCAGTCCGTGCAAGATATCTACATGGCAAAAGCAGCACTGCGAGTCGCTTTTCATCTCCGTAAACAGGTTTACACCCACCTGCAAAAGCTCAATCTCAGCTATTTTGAAACAGCAAAAGCAGGTGATTTATCTTACCGCCTCACGGAAGATATCGACCGGGTGGGGGAAGTCGTACACAAAGTGTTTCACGACTTTATCCCCTGCGTTTTGCAGTTGGTAGCAATTCCGATTTACATGATTTTTCTAAATTGGCAACTGACGTTCGCCACGGTTATTGTTGCACCACTGATGGGTATTTTAATTGGTTGGTTTGGCGAACGGTTACGCCAATTCTCCCTGAAAAGTCAAAATCGCGTTTCAGATTTGTCAGCAATACTCACGGAAGTTTTCAGTGGTATTCGCCTCATACAAGCTTTTGCGGCAGAAAACTACGAAATTTCCCGCTTTAGCCAAGAAGCAGAACGCACTTTCAAAGCGAAATATTCAGTGGAACGGCTGAAAGCAATTCAGATTCCAATTATCGGATTTTTAGAAGTTTTGAGCGTTTTAACTTTACTATTCGTTGGCGCATGGCAAATTGCGACTGGTAGCTTGACGGTACCAAAGTTTGTCAGCTACTTAACCGCAGGTGGGTTATTGATTGACCCCATTGCTCATGTTACCAACAACTACAACGAGTTTAAACAGGGTGAGGCGTCTGTTGACCGCGTTTTTGAGTTGTTGGCAATTCAACCTACGGTGGTGGAAAAAGCAGATGCTTTGTTTCTTCCCCCAGTCACTGGCAAGGTGGAATATAGTCATGTGTCCTTTGCCTACAAACCAGGTGAACCTGTCTTAAAAGATATCAGTTTATTGGCACAGCCAGGAGAAGCGATCGCTCTTGTTGGTGCTTCGGGTGCTGGTAAAACGACTTTCGTGAATCTTCTCCCCCGCTTCTATGATCCTGGTGCTGGTCAAATCTTAATTGATGGTGTTGATATTCGGGATGTCACCTTTGACAGTCTACGGCGACAAATTGGCATTGTTCCTCAAGAAACCATTATGTTTTCTGGAACAATTGCCCAAAACATTGCTTTCGGGCAAGACTTTTTTGATATGGAAGCGGTAGAGAAAGCTGCTAAAATTGCTAACGCCCATCAATTTATTACCCAACTACCAGATGGTTATGACACTTGGGTAGGAGAAAGAGGGGTGAATTTGTCTGGTGGACAGCGGCAAAGAATTGCTATTGCGCGTGCTGTTCTGCTGAACCCTAGAATTCTTATCTTAGATGAAGCGACATCAGCATTAGATTCAGAGTCAGAAGCTTTGGTACAGGAAGCGCTAGAGCGGCTAATGGAAGGGCGAACTGTGTTTATTATTGCTCATCGTTTGAGTACAGTGAGGCGGTGCGATCGCATTTTAGTTCTGGAACGCGGACAGGTTGTCGAATCGGGAAGTCATGAAGAATTGTTAACACTTAGGCGTCGTTATGCCAGATTTTACGCCCAGCAGTTTAGTTAG
- a CDS encoding response regulator, giving the protein MLKPLQYRAGQLSDLLENLQSTGASGFIYINAIVNSEQNPRSRVVVLNNGEMVYGGSKILNNQEFARRIGIKLSHDWADIAVGYAAQKLQDPSSFRELLEQIVRIRVFKWEEIETCVHAQAVQVLEQTLPYAGKLQLDPTVQIDLSYGKEGHGLEWNKLIQDVACRHREWTALAPVIPSMEAVPQLSPGWRTVTDTKAHQHFHKWVDGRRSLIDIAEQLDQDPLELGRTYLEWVASGWITFVRDTPVTQEVAHVEEQRPIVLSVDDSSVVQILIRRALGDHYQVLFASSAVQALTLMNTNPIVLLLLDVTMPDIDGLEFCRTVRSIPKFKDLPIIMVTARDKFSDKLRGQIAGTTHYLTKPFEPEYLLEIVEKYVGQRRQKLKESPTKRTFDNRISEKSYL; this is encoded by the coding sequence ATGTTGAAACCATTACAGTATCGAGCTGGGCAACTCAGCGATTTGCTAGAGAATTTACAAAGTACAGGAGCCAGTGGGTTTATTTACATCAATGCCATCGTAAATTCAGAGCAAAATCCAAGGTCGCGTGTTGTCGTTTTAAACAACGGCGAGATGGTTTATGGTGGCTCAAAAATTCTCAATAATCAAGAATTTGCTAGAAGGATTGGGATTAAGTTAAGTCATGACTGGGCTGATATTGCGGTTGGATATGCAGCACAAAAGTTACAAGACCCCTCATCCTTTCGAGAACTTTTAGAACAAATCGTTCGGATACGAGTGTTCAAATGGGAAGAGATTGAAACCTGTGTTCATGCTCAAGCTGTGCAAGTATTAGAGCAAACATTACCTTATGCAGGCAAGTTACAGTTAGACCCCACAGTTCAGATTGACCTGAGTTATGGGAAAGAGGGTCATGGTTTGGAATGGAATAAGCTGATCCAAGACGTTGCTTGTCGCCACCGGGAATGGACTGCACTTGCTCCTGTGATTCCCAGCATGGAGGCGGTTCCCCAACTTTCACCAGGTTGGCGAACAGTGACAGACACTAAAGCGCACCAGCATTTCCACAAGTGGGTGGATGGTAGGCGATCGCTTATTGACATTGCCGAACAATTAGACCAAGACCCTCTAGAGCTAGGGCGAACCTATTTGGAGTGGGTTGCATCAGGCTGGATAACGTTTGTGCGAGATACACCTGTAACTCAAGAAGTTGCTCATGTTGAAGAGCAACGTCCAATTGTATTGAGTGTTGATGACAGTTCTGTAGTGCAGATTTTAATCAGGCGGGCTTTGGGAGATCACTATCAGGTGCTCTTTGCAAGTAGCGCTGTGCAAGCTCTAACTTTGATGAATACCAATCCAATTGTACTGTTACTGTTGGATGTCACTATGCCAGATATTGATGGCTTAGAATTCTGCCGTACTGTACGTAGCATTCCAAAATTCAAGGATTTGCCCATTATTATGGTCACGGCACGAGATAAATTTTCTGATAAACTCAGAGGTCAAATTGCTGGAACAACTCATTATTTAACTAAGCCATTTGAACCTGAGTATTTACTTGAGATTGTTGAGAAATATGTGGGACAAAGACGACAAAAGTTAAAAGAGTCTCCTACAAAGAGAACTTTCGATAACAGAATTTCCGAAAAAAGTTATTTATAA
- the petG gene encoding cytochrome b6-f complex subunit V, translated as MVEPLLDGIVLGLIFVTLSGLFYKAYQQYKRGNQLGL; from the coding sequence GTGGTTGAACCCTTGCTTGACGGCATTGTGCTGGGTCTAATCTTCGTAACCTTAAGTGGGTTGTTTTACAAAGCGTACCAACAATACAAGCGCGGCAATCAGCTAGGCTTGTAA
- the rsmD gene encoding 16S rRNA (guanine(966)-N(2))-methyltransferase RsmD: MSLRIYGNRPLKTLPGKETRPTSARVREAVFNIWQGTIEGCRWLDACAGTGSMGAEALCRGASLVVGIEKSNRACAIIQQNWQQIASAEQEFLVLRGDILQLLPKLAGQRFDRIYFDPPYASGLYQPVLEAIAHSGLLDSNGEIAVEHNPQDWTPPAISSWEICREKVYGNTALTFYRVVE; the protein is encoded by the coding sequence ATGAGTTTAAGAATTTACGGTAATCGACCATTAAAAACTTTACCAGGGAAAGAAACCCGACCCACCAGTGCGCGGGTACGGGAGGCAGTTTTTAATATTTGGCAGGGAACAATAGAAGGTTGTCGTTGGCTGGATGCGTGCGCCGGTACTGGTTCAATGGGCGCAGAGGCTTTGTGTAGAGGAGCCAGCCTAGTCGTAGGAATTGAAAAATCTAATCGTGCCTGTGCAATTATCCAACAAAACTGGCAGCAAATAGCGAGTGCTGAACAGGAATTTCTGGTACTACGAGGAGATATCTTACAGCTTTTGCCAAAACTGGCAGGACAGCGGTTTGATAGAATTTACTTCGATCCACCCTATGCGAGTGGATTGTACCAGCCAGTGTTAGAGGCGATCGCTCACTCTGGGCTTTTAGATTCTAACGGTGAAATAGCAGTCGAACATAATCCTCAAGATTGGACGCCCCCAGCGATTTCATCTTGGGAAATCTGCCGCGAAAAAGTTTACGGAAACACAGCTTTGACCTTTTACAGGGTTGTGGAGTAA
- the hisH gene encoding imidazole glycerol phosphate synthase subunit HisH: MTVIAVVDYDMGNLHSVCKALEKAGATPKITDSSKELEKADAVVLPGVGAFDPAVQHLRSRGLEKPIKEAIASGKPFLGICLGLQILFESSAEGSEPGLGIIKGTVRRFRPEPGISIPHMGWNQLQLTQPKSTLWEYLPSQPWVYFVHSYYVDPKDPQICAANVTHGSQTVTAAIARDNLMAVQFHPEKSSNIGLQILSNFVAQVWTQVAA, translated from the coding sequence ATGACGGTGATTGCAGTCGTAGATTACGACATGGGAAATTTGCACTCGGTTTGCAAAGCATTGGAAAAAGCCGGGGCAACTCCTAAGATTACTGACTCATCAAAGGAATTAGAGAAGGCAGATGCTGTCGTTTTGCCAGGAGTGGGTGCATTTGATCCAGCAGTGCAACACCTGCGATCGCGTGGTTTAGAAAAACCAATCAAAGAAGCAATTGCATCTGGCAAACCATTTTTAGGCATTTGTTTAGGACTACAAATTCTTTTTGAGTCAAGTGCAGAAGGTTCTGAACCAGGACTCGGAATTATTAAAGGAACAGTCAGGCGATTTCGTCCAGAACCAGGAATTTCGATTCCTCATATGGGCTGGAATCAACTCCAACTGACTCAGCCAAAAAGTACTTTGTGGGAGTATCTTCCATCTCAACCTTGGGTCTATTTTGTCCATTCCTATTATGTTGACCCAAAAGACCCGCAAATTTGTGCTGCAAATGTCACCCACGGTAGTCAAACTGTAACAGCGGCGATCGCCCGTGACAACCTCATGGCAGTCCAGTTTCACCCAGAAAAATCTTCCAACATCGGACTGCAAATTTTGTCTAATTTTGTAGCCCAAGTTTGGACACAAGTTGCTGCTTAA
- a CDS encoding NACHT domain-containing protein: MAAITVHQKVFEKLKQAYIEKFGSSPKLLINELNRFYLDKTETSEKDIISDKTIRNFFNNAEPTKMQEKNLNFLCRVLLGYESYQEALRQQAALEQGETSSRLNEEWLDRYHEYLRIKCGTMKVLTMTQPVQLESVYANVNILENIQGKKQKTIEELLTNISIESGVNNISFSRINYTVSNRNVAALDAVKNYPKLLIWGKPGAGKTTFLKHLAVHTTQELGQQTIPIFISLKAFADEEDQPSLIDAIKRELMTYASASEELVQELLQGRCLILLDGLDEVRDQESNRVYRNINTLVEQFPKNRFVMTCRSGASDYTFEYFTEVEMADFNEHQVVMFVKKWFASGQEPKLGDEFLGEIEKNSSIKELTTNPLLLTMLCLVFEDYYALPKNQYLLIDDAINVLLRKWDASRRIERNWTNQFNLPHQRKVNLLSQIAYEAFNQEPQKYFWQASELEELIRNYIENLPEISPKTLAVDSLAVLKNIEANHGLLVKQAQDLYSFSHLTFQEYFVANHLVESRNPEIFKEVIQQHLTNHQWREVFLMVAGRLANADEFLKLIFSQINKLVSSKKLQDMLTWLYDVTTSHAVPSSSWRAFYLFVDQDFELYSNRLTKIDSNLALKLAVMLKEFNDEREKIIKRSQVSNFALNLVDIYAKVSAKAYDKEFEPQKINPLLRKELPVSVTVPQLRGGVTIDKEKGVITINKQERQITLDKEHFTFQNSSNSDNLQEESANLSEEDIIARARQLEYDDLADELMYLQDSFPSDDAPKWEWQEWSKKLKGLMRLYLHIGFDDVKFSEEQIKTLKDYFYANTLLLECIRGDSYSSKELRNQIVDNLLLPNKRIHKNLILEI; the protein is encoded by the coding sequence ATGGCAGCCATTACAGTTCATCAAAAAGTCTTTGAAAAATTAAAACAAGCTTATATAGAAAAGTTTGGTAGTTCACCGAAGCTTCTGATTAATGAGCTAAATCGGTTTTATCTTGATAAAACAGAAACCTCAGAAAAAGATATCATTTCTGACAAAACTATCCGTAACTTCTTTAATAACGCTGAACCAACAAAAATGCAGGAGAAGAATCTTAACTTCTTATGCAGAGTGTTACTGGGATACGAAAGCTATCAAGAGGCGTTGAGACAACAAGCAGCCTTAGAACAAGGAGAGACAAGTTCTCGTCTTAATGAAGAGTGGCTTGACCGCTACCATGAATATCTTAGGATAAAGTGCGGCACAATGAAAGTGCTCACAATGACGCAACCTGTACAATTAGAGAGTGTTTATGCCAATGTCAATATTTTAGAAAATATTCAAGGTAAAAAGCAAAAAACAATTGAGGAGTTGTTAACTAACATTTCCATTGAAAGTGGTGTAAACAATATAAGCTTTAGTCGCATCAACTATACAGTTAGCAATAGAAATGTCGCAGCTTTAGATGCCGTAAAAAATTATCCTAAGCTTCTTATTTGGGGTAAACCAGGAGCAGGTAAAACTACGTTTCTCAAGCATCTTGCTGTGCATACTACCCAAGAATTAGGACAACAAACTATCCCAATTTTTATTTCATTAAAAGCATTTGCAGACGAAGAAGATCAACCCAGCCTGATAGATGCCATAAAACGAGAATTGATGACATATGCTTCTGCATCAGAGGAACTTGTTCAAGAGTTACTACAAGGTCGTTGCTTAATTTTATTGGATGGTCTAGATGAAGTGAGAGACCAAGAAAGCAACCGAGTCTACCGAAATATTAACACGTTGGTAGAACAATTTCCCAAAAATCGTTTTGTTATGACCTGCCGTTCAGGAGCTTCGGATTATACATTTGAATACTTTACAGAAGTGGAGATGGCAGATTTTAATGAACATCAAGTTGTGATGTTTGTTAAAAAATGGTTTGCATCAGGTCAAGAACCTAAATTAGGAGACGAATTTTTAGGAGAAATAGAAAAAAATAGTTCTATAAAGGAGTTAACAACAAATCCTTTACTACTCACTATGTTGTGTTTAGTGTTTGAAGATTACTATGCATTGCCAAAAAATCAATATTTACTGATTGATGATGCTATAAATGTCCTGCTACGCAAATGGGATGCTAGTAGGCGAATTGAACGTAATTGGACTAATCAATTTAACTTACCACATCAACGTAAAGTTAATTTACTTAGCCAGATAGCTTATGAGGCTTTTAACCAAGAACCACAGAAGTATTTTTGGCAAGCTAGTGAACTAGAAGAGTTAATTAGAAATTATATTGAAAATCTTCCAGAAATTTCCCCTAAGACTCTTGCTGTTGATAGTTTAGCAGTCTTGAAAAACATTGAAGCAAATCATGGATTACTCGTTAAGCAAGCTCAAGATTTGTATTCATTCTCACATCTAACTTTTCAGGAATACTTCGTTGCTAATCATCTCGTAGAGAGTCGAAATCCTGAAATTTTCAAAGAAGTTATTCAGCAGCACTTAACCAACCATCAGTGGCGAGAAGTGTTTCTGATGGTTGCAGGACGACTCGCAAATGCTGATGAATTTCTCAAGCTCATTTTTAGCCAAATCAACAAGCTGGTAAGTAGTAAAAAACTCCAAGATATGTTGACTTGGCTGTATGACGTAACGACTTCACATGCAGTTCCATCTAGTTCATGGAGAGCCTTTTATTTATTTGTTGACCAGGACTTTGAACTTTATAGTAATCGGTTGACAAAAATTGATTCTAACTTGGCTTTAAAACTTGCCGTTATGTTGAAAGAGTTTAATGATGAACGAGAAAAAATTATCAAACGTTCTCAAGTGTCCAATTTTGCATTAAATTTAGTTGACATTTATGCTAAAGTTTCTGCTAAAGCTTATGATAAAGAATTTGAACCTCAGAAAATAAACCCTTTATTAAGAAAAGAACTTCCTGTTAGTGTCACTGTTCCTCAGCTACGAGGTGGGGTCACTATTGATAAGGAAAAGGGAGTTATTACGATTAATAAGCAAGAGCGTCAAATTACTCTTGATAAAGAACATTTTACTTTTCAAAATTCTAGCAATAGTGATAATCTTCAAGAAGAAAGCGCTAATCTTAGTGAAGAAGATATCATTGCTCGCGCTAGACAACTGGAATATGACGATTTAGCAGACGAACTCATGTACTTGCAAGATAGCTTTCCTTCTGATGATGCCCCAAAATGGGAATGGCAGGAGTGGTCAAAAAAATTGAAAGGATTGATGAGATTGTATTTACATATTGGTTTTGATGATGTGAAATTTTCCGAAGAACAAATCAAAACTTTGAAAGATTATTTTTATGCTAATACTCTGTTACTTGAATGTATTCGAGGAGATAGTTACTCTTCTAAAGAGTTACGCAACCAAATTGTTGACAATCTATTATTGCCAAATAAACGCATTCATAAAAATCTCATCTTAGAAATATAA
- a CDS encoding chemotaxis protein CheW, whose product MENKKYLTFRIHDLHYGIEAGMVQEIFPLPELIPNIEASSDIIGILNLRTQIVPVIHLDWLQGYPPKVCHLSDYIIILQWEGLQISILVHQVNEMLELDDEVIETVPYNGFLFDINTAFIAGVAKIESETIFLLDSKKLVRQPETLVTLIWDAQSQLEVPTAFDDGQQYEEYQTPNFYDLCCPHTTSEERAIFQQRAVHLRQSFKESEVTNSLMALAVIGIGDKYYGLDLKLVREFTNIDNLTPIPCCPKHIVGNMNLRGEIVTLVDIRNILNLPMTPINIGSKAVVVQFEDVIVGLPVDKVLEVVYLNPAEMTPLPALELLYNAQYLRGMAFFQGKMLSVLDFPKILTEGELTVNEQI is encoded by the coding sequence ATGGAGAACAAGAAATACCTAACATTTCGTATACATGATTTGCACTATGGAATCGAAGCAGGAATGGTTCAAGAAATTTTCCCGCTTCCGGAACTGATCCCGAATATTGAAGCAAGCAGTGATATTATTGGCATCCTCAATTTGCGGACGCAAATTGTGCCAGTGATACATCTTGATTGGCTTCAAGGATATCCGCCAAAAGTTTGCCATCTTAGCGACTACATCATCATTTTACAGTGGGAGGGCTTGCAAATTAGCATACTCGTTCACCAAGTCAACGAAATGCTAGAACTAGATGATGAAGTCATTGAAACAGTCCCTTATAATGGGTTCCTTTTTGATATCAATACCGCATTTATTGCTGGTGTAGCCAAGATAGAGTCAGAAACAATTTTTTTGCTAGATTCCAAGAAATTAGTTCGTCAACCAGAGACCTTAGTCACCTTAATTTGGGATGCACAAAGCCAGTTGGAAGTCCCGACAGCATTTGATGATGGACAACAGTACGAGGAATATCAAACACCAAACTTCTACGACTTATGTTGTCCGCATACGACTTCCGAAGAACGGGCTATTTTCCAACAAAGGGCTGTTCATCTTAGGCAATCATTCAAAGAGTCAGAGGTGACAAACAGCCTGATGGCTCTAGCAGTCATTGGCATTGGTGACAAGTACTATGGGTTGGATTTAAAACTGGTGCGCGAATTCACCAATATTGACAATTTGACCCCAATTCCTTGCTGCCCAAAGCATATTGTTGGCAATATGAATTTGCGTGGAGAAATTGTCACTTTGGTTGATATTCGCAACATTTTGAATCTCCCAATGACGCCGATTAACATTGGTTCTAAAGCAGTGGTCGTTCAATTTGAAGATGTTATTGTCGGATTGCCCGTTGATAAAGTGTTGGAGGTAGTTTATCTCAATCCTGCTGAAATGACACCCTTGCCCGCACTAGAACTTCTTTACAATGCACAGTACCTCCGGGGAATGGCTTTCTTTCAGGGAAAAATGCTGAGTGTCCTAGATTTCCCCAAAATCCTGACCGAAGGAGAACTGACAGTGAATGAACAAATTTAG
- a CDS encoding c-type cytochrome has product MHNQITKPEALIWRIALTALAILLAVLLGIFAVRITRTADPYVKSVLSLKGDQVIGHAIFQINCAGCHGWEADGRVGPSLQGVSKRKSSYGLIHQVISGETPPMPKFQPSSQEMADLLSYLESL; this is encoded by the coding sequence TTGCATAACCAGATTACCAAACCTGAAGCTTTGATTTGGCGAATCGCTTTGACGGCGCTGGCGATTCTGCTAGCAGTCCTTTTGGGCATTTTTGCTGTTCGCATAACAAGAACTGCCGATCCATACGTCAAAAGCGTTCTATCACTCAAAGGCGACCAAGTCATAGGACACGCCATCTTTCAAATCAACTGTGCTGGTTGTCATGGCTGGGAAGCAGATGGGCGCGTAGGTCCAAGCTTGCAAGGAGTCTCAAAGCGCAAATCCTCATATGGTCTGATTCACCAAGTCATTAGTGGCGAAACCCCACCCATGCCAAAATTCCAACCTAGCTCTCAAGAAATGGCAGACCTTTTGAGCTATTTAGAAAGCCTCTGA